Proteins from one Bacteroidota bacterium genomic window:
- a CDS encoding branched-chain amino acid aminotransferase — protein MATDTMHIDVRKTKQSRLSEVDWKKLGFGNIFSDHMFISEFAGGQWKNPRIQPYGNFAISPALSALHYGQSIFEGMKAYRYANGDIYMFRPLENYKRFNVSADRMAMAAVPEELFMEGLTQLIRLDSNWVPKEEGHSLYIRPLLFATEEHIGVKISDTYSFIIMTSPVGMYYSQPIKVLIETKYTRAVPGGVGFAKTAGNYGRSHFPTRLAMQKGYNQLIWTDGYEHKYLEESGTMNLMCVINDTLVTPELTDTILAGITRNSVIHIAKDLGIKVEERKITVNELVEGHKKGNLQELFGVGTAATIAPICLFGYNGKDFELPPVHEKNFGSRLKKELDNIRTGKSADKHGWMYKV, from the coding sequence ATTGCAACCGACACTATGCACATTGATGTAAGAAAAACAAAACAGTCCCGCTTATCAGAAGTAGACTGGAAAAAACTTGGTTTTGGAAATATCTTCTCTGACCATATGTTCATTTCTGAATTTGCCGGTGGTCAATGGAAAAATCCGAGAATACAACCTTACGGAAATTTTGCAATAAGCCCTGCCCTATCGGCATTGCATTACGGGCAATCCATCTTTGAAGGCATGAAAGCATACCGCTATGCAAATGGCGACATCTACATGTTCCGTCCGCTGGAAAATTACAAACGCTTTAATGTTTCTGCCGATCGAATGGCAATGGCTGCTGTTCCGGAAGAACTTTTCATGGAAGGATTAACACAGCTTATCCGCCTTGATTCAAACTGGGTTCCGAAAGAGGAAGGGCACTCTCTTTACATCCGTCCGCTTCTTTTCGCTACTGAAGAACATATCGGAGTGAAGATTTCTGACACGTACAGCTTCATCATCATGACCTCTCCTGTTGGTATGTATTATTCCCAGCCGATTAAAGTTCTGATTGAAACAAAATATACAAGAGCCGTTCCCGGAGGAGTAGGTTTCGCAAAAACAGCAGGTAACTACGGTCGCTCACATTTTCCTACCCGACTGGCTATGCAAAAAGGTTACAACCAATTAATCTGGACAGACGGTTACGAGCACAAATACCTAGAGGAATCAGGAACCATGAATTTAATGTGTGTGATAAATGATACACTGGTAACTCCTGAATTAACCGATACTATTCTTGCCGGCATTACCCGCAACAGTGTAATCCATATTGCAAAAGATTTAGGAATCAAAGTAGAAGAGCGTAAAATCACGGTTAATGAACTGGTGGAGGGTCATAAGAAAGGCAACCTTCAGGAACTTTTCGGAGTGGGAACAGCAGCTACCATTGCGCCCATTTGCTTATTCGGATATAACGGAAAGGATTTTGAACTGCCTCCGGTTCATGAAAAGAATTTTGGCAGCAGACTCAAAAAAGAATTAGACAACATACGCACCGGCAAATCTGCCGATAAGCATGGATGGATGTATAAGGTGTAA
- the guaB gene encoding IMP dehydrogenase: MSDAGDRFNKEGLTYDDVLLVPAYSEILPKETDTSSYFTKEIKLKVPVVSAAMDTVTESQLAITIAQEGGIGVIHKNMTIAEQAEQVRKVKRSESGMITDPVTLTESATVQDALRLMKENKIGGIPIVKKNKELAGIVTNRDLRFEKEMSRHIVEVMSKDNLITAKMGTDLKKAEIILRENKIEKLPILDSHHKLVGLITFKDIMKVKSRPNSTKDEFGRLRVAAAVGANTETLERVEALVKAGVDAVVVDTAHGHSKGVIDAVKKIKSQFPDLQVVAGNIATADAALALMKAGADAVKVGIGPGAICTTRVIAGVGVPQLTAIYDVANAVRGKIAVIADGGIRYSGDVVKAIATGASCVMMGSVFAGVEESPGETVILEGRKFKTYRGMGSLEAMQKGSKDRYFQEGEDDLAKLVPEGISGRVPYKGSLAEVMYQIIGGLRAGMGYCGAKTVSDLQKAKFIRITSSGIRESHPHDITITSESPNYSR; this comes from the coding sequence ATGTCAGACGCAGGAGATAGATTCAACAAGGAAGGTTTAACGTACGATGATGTCCTGCTCGTGCCTGCATATTCCGAAATCCTTCCGAAAGAAACTGACACTTCCTCTTACTTCACGAAAGAAATAAAACTGAAAGTTCCTGTTGTTTCCGCAGCCATGGATACGGTTACGGAATCACAACTCGCCATCACTATCGCACAGGAAGGTGGTATTGGCGTCATTCACAAAAACATGACGATTGCCGAGCAGGCGGAACAAGTCCGCAAAGTGAAACGTTCCGAAAGCGGAATGATTACTGATCCTGTCACGCTTACCGAAAGCGCTACGGTTCAGGACGCTCTCCGTCTTATGAAAGAAAATAAGATTGGCGGCATTCCCATTGTGAAAAAAAATAAAGAGCTGGCCGGAATTGTAACTAACAGAGATTTGCGTTTTGAAAAAGAAATGTCCCGCCACATTGTTGAAGTAATGAGCAAGGATAACCTTATCACAGCAAAGATGGGCACGGATCTGAAGAAAGCTGAAATTATCCTGCGGGAAAATAAAATTGAGAAGCTTCCCATTCTGGATTCACATCATAAATTAGTCGGGCTAATTACTTTTAAGGATATCATGAAAGTAAAATCGCGCCCCAATTCAACGAAAGATGAATTCGGGCGGTTGCGCGTTGCTGCTGCTGTGGGAGCAAATACCGAAACGCTTGAACGCGTGGAAGCATTGGTAAAAGCAGGAGTGGATGCTGTGGTGGTTGACACTGCACACGGACATTCAAAAGGCGTGATTGACGCTGTGAAAAAAATAAAGTCCCAGTTTCCTGATTTGCAAGTGGTGGCAGGAAATATTGCTACTGCCGATGCTGCGCTTGCGCTGATGAAAGCCGGAGCAGATGCTGTTAAAGTAGGGATTGGTCCAGGTGCAATTTGTACCACACGCGTGATTGCAGGTGTTGGCGTTCCGCAACTTACCGCCATTTATGATGTGGCAAATGCTGTGAGAGGAAAAATCGCTGTGATTGCTGATGGAGGAATCCGATATTCAGGCGATGTGGTGAAAGCGATTGCGACCGGAGCTTCATGCGTTATGATGGGTTCTGTGTTCGCAGGCGTGGAAGAATCTCCTGGTGAAACTGTAATTCTTGAAGGAAGAAAATTCAAAACATATCGCGGCATGGGTTCGCTTGAAGCGATGCAGAAAGGAAGTAAAGACAGGTATTTTCAAGAGGGAGAAGACGATCTTGCTAAGCTTGTTCCGGAAGGAATATCAGGAAGAGTTCCCTATAAAGGATCTCTTGCTGAAGTAATGTATCAGATCATTGGAGGACTCAGAGCCGGCATGGGTTATTGCGGAGCAAAAACAGTTTCTGATTTGCAAAAAGCAAAATTCATCCGCATCACTTCTTCCGGCATCCGCGAAAGCCACCCTCACGATATCACTATTACAAGTGAGTCTCCGAATTACAGTCGGTGA
- a CDS encoding TM2 domain-containing protein, with amino-acid sequence MKLCIKYLGFRICVFVFCFLPSLFCPAQQYSVSEDLRFAQYLIDNNQYHDAIYILKKQAVQNIIPANADSINYYIGWSYYNLKILDSSAFYFSKVNSKPFYQKSAFYNAFDQSYLKKTGDAKNSLSSIRIENDSSLTKLRNLQYAGIALLERDYQQYEDCSKNFSYNYFPLSSEEKNFSDYYFRLKKIKKKSPLLAGVMSAVLPGSGKFYAGYKGQGLAALMTVGVLGISAAESYYRMGYKSPHFITLGSLFTIFYVGNIWGSAVSVKLAREHQLHELDDEILFDMHIPLRRIFN; translated from the coding sequence ATGAAATTATGTATTAAGTATTTAGGATTTAGGATTTGTGTATTTGTCTTTTGTTTTTTGCCCTCTCTCTTCTGCCCTGCTCAACAGTATTCTGTTTCGGAAGATCTTCGCTTTGCTCAATATCTTATTGATAACAACCAATACCATGATGCAATTTATATTCTGAAAAAGCAAGCTGTTCAAAACATAATTCCTGCAAATGCAGACAGCATCAATTACTATATCGGATGGAGCTACTATAACCTTAAAATTCTTGATTCGTCAGCATTTTATTTCAGCAAAGTGAATTCAAAACCATTTTATCAGAAGTCGGCTTTCTATAATGCATTTGACCAATCCTATTTGAAAAAAACTGGTGATGCAAAAAATTCGTTAAGCAGCATCCGCATTGAAAATGATTCGTCTCTTACAAAACTCCGCAATCTCCAATATGCAGGAATTGCTTTGCTTGAACGTGATTATCAGCAATACGAAGATTGTTCAAAGAATTTTTCATACAATTATTTTCCGCTTTCATCCGAAGAAAAAAACTTTTCGGATTATTATTTCCGTTTAAAAAAAATTAAAAAAAAATCTCCATTGCTTGCAGGAGTGATGTCAGCGGTGCTTCCTGGATCCGGAAAATTTTATGCCGGATATAAAGGACAAGGGCTGGCAGCGCTGATGACCGTTGGAGTTCTTGGCATTTCAGCAGCAGAAAGCTATTACAGGATGGGATATAAAAGCCCACACTTTATCACGTTGGGAAGTTTGTTTACCATTTTTTATGTAGGAAATATCTGGGGAAGCGCGGTGAGCGTAAAACTTGCTCGAGAACACCAATTACATGAACTCGATGATGAAATATTATTTGACATGCATATTCCTCTTCGCAGGATTTTTAATTAA
- a CDS encoding cupin domain-containing protein, producing MKTLLTLCFLLASFPFSFSQNYQSLDTVKTYGDYENIYLRKLNSDSLVSSFIIFIKKEVKAHKHVTHSEHVYILDGEGEMMLGDKIMKVKKGDMIFIPKGTVHSLKVTSTTPMKVLSVQAPMFDGKDRVVVE from the coding sequence ATGAAAACTCTTCTCACTCTCTGCTTTCTGCTGGCATCTTTCCCTTTTTCCTTCAGCCAGAATTATCAATCGCTCGATACAGTAAAAACGTATGGCGATTACGAAAATATTTACCTGCGCAAACTCAATTCTGATTCGCTCGTAAGTAGTTTTATCATCTTCATCAAGAAAGAAGTGAAAGCTCATAAACACGTTACGCATTCGGAACACGTTTATATTTTGGATGGCGAAGGCGAAATGATGTTAGGAGATAAAATCATGAAAGTGAAAAAAGGCGATATGATTTTCATTCCGAAAGGAACGGTTCACTCGCTGAAAGTGACTTCCACAACTCCTATGAAAGTTCTGTCTGTTCAAGCACCCATGTTTGACGGCAAAGACAGAGTAGTGGTGGAATAA
- a CDS encoding membrane protein insertion efficiency factor YidD has protein sequence MRRLLSKQFVVCSFWFVVSSPLLAQPKLSDKDLLLKQNFYEQKFETKRKVSFLLARKKKPIIRYNPVSLTFGGLLFVYQKFLSAQISNNCPYNPSCSGFSKNSILRYGFVKGIALSADRLTRCNNLAAHDISFLDFKDGKIEDNPEKYRLKK, from the coding sequence ATGCGAAGATTGTTAAGTAAACAGTTTGTCGTTTGTAGTTTCTGGTTTGTGGTGAGCAGCCCTCTACTTGCCCAGCCGAAACTGAGCGACAAAGATTTACTGCTGAAACAAAATTTTTACGAACAGAAATTTGAAACTAAACGAAAAGTTTCTTTTCTGCTTGCAAGAAAAAAAAAACCTATCATACGTTACAACCCTGTCAGTCTGACTTTTGGGGGATTGCTTTTTGTCTATCAAAAATTTCTTTCAGCCCAGATCTCTAACAATTGTCCCTATAACCCCAGTTGCTCCGGATTCAGTAAAAACTCTATTCTCAGGTACGGATTCGTCAAAGGAATCGCACTTTCTGCCGACCGCCTTACCCGCTGCAATAATCTTGCTGCACATGATATTTCTTTTCTTGATTTTAAAGATGGAAAAATTGAAGACAATCCTGAAAAATACAGATTGAAGAAATGA
- a CDS encoding Mrp/NBP35 family ATP-binding protein, translating to MNITQEKVLDALRNVDDPDLKKDIVTLGMVRDVVVDGKNVSFTVMLTTPACPMKDMIQRACVNAIIHFVDKEAIVKVKMDADTSSRRVDDRVLLPQVKNVIAVASGKGGVGKSTIAANLAVGLVKMGAKVGLVDADIYGPSQTIMFDMLNEKPKMAEVNGANKMMPVESYGVKLLSLGFFAGAGQAVPWRGPMASRALIQLFSDAEWGELDYMVVDLPPGTGDIHLSFVAQVPVTGAVIVSTPQNVALADARKAVSMFRMDKINVPVLGMVENMAYFTPAELPNNKYYIFGKDGAKNLAEEIGVPLLGQIPLVQSIRESGDAGRPAILQENTPQSIALMEMVHKTVQQVAIANANKKEVEVKV from the coding sequence ATGAATATTACACAAGAAAAAGTTTTAGACGCCCTCCGCAATGTGGACGATCCGGATTTGAAAAAGGACATCGTAACGCTCGGCATGGTGCGCGATGTGGTGGTGGACGGCAAAAATGTTTCGTTCACCGTGATGCTCACCACGCCTGCCTGCCCCATGAAAGATATGATTCAGCGCGCCTGCGTGAATGCGATAATTCATTTTGTGGATAAAGAAGCCATCGTAAAAGTGAAGATGGATGCAGATACTTCTTCCCGCAGGGTGGATGACCGCGTGCTGCTTCCGCAGGTGAAAAATGTAATTGCGGTTGCTTCCGGTAAAGGCGGGGTGGGAAAATCCACCATAGCGGCAAATCTTGCGGTGGGATTGGTGAAGATGGGAGCGAAAGTGGGATTGGTGGACGCGGATATTTACGGTCCCTCTCAAACCATCATGTTTGATATGCTGAATGAAAAACCAAAGATGGCAGAGGTGAACGGAGCAAATAAAATGATGCCTGTGGAAAGCTACGGAGTGAAACTTCTTTCCCTCGGATTTTTTGCAGGTGCCGGGCAAGCGGTGCCCTGGCGCGGACCCATGGCATCGCGCGCGCTCATTCAATTATTTTCTGACGCGGAGTGGGGAGAGCTGGATTATATGGTTGTTGATCTGCCTCCCGGCACTGGCGACATTCATCTTTCATTTGTTGCGCAGGTTCCGGTCACCGGTGCGGTCATCGTAAGCACTCCGCAAAATGTTGCGCTTGCCGATGCGCGCAAAGCGGTTTCCATGTTCAGAATGGATAAGATAAATGTTCCGGTGCTGGGCATGGTGGAGAACATGGCGTATTTCACTCCCGCGGAATTGCCAAACAATAAGTATTACATCTTCGGAAAAGACGGAGCAAAAAATCTTGCGGAAGAAATCGGTGTTCCGCTTTTGGGGCAGATTCCTCTCGTGCAAAGCATCCGCGAATCGGGCGATGCCGGAAGACCTGCCATTCTTCAGGAGAACACGCCACAGTCAATTGCATTAATGGAAATGGTGCATAAAACCGTACAGCAGGTTGCCATTGCGAATGCGAATAAAAAAGAGGTTGAGGTTAAGGTTTAG
- a CDS encoding T9SS type A sorting domain-containing protein encodes MKKTIYSNLLVVICLLPNFSNAQTITSFSPTSGPVGTTVTITGTGFNTTPASNIVFFGATMATVSAATAISLTVTVPSGANFQYITVTNLNTYLTAYSAQPFNMATSCSSTPSFAAAISVQGGSHNVETCDMDGDGKADLVIADYFNNTFTVTRNTSTPGSISFAPKVTFPWAAAGQPNEVSIGDFDGDGKPDVALGGNGGGAFVSVYRNTSTPGSISFAARQDFSASSGQGNGNKIIDIDKDGKPDLVSVHWSGNCVWVLRNTSTGPGIISFAAGVSFATTTQPHKIDVGDLDGDSKPDVVITAFTSNTLSIFRNTSTPGTISFAARQDFSPGTVPYFIHIGDLDGDGKADIATVTRDASTLAVYRNTSTPGAITLAVRQDFATLGGAFTHYGLDFGDLDGDGKPDIAVGNSSLNSTSIFRNTSVPGTISFAARVDVASGYAYFIGIDDFDGDGKPDIAVTKSGTTVSILGNLCALIPSPVELLSFTGEQRGEEVLLQWSTASEINNDYFDVENSVDGKAFEKIGRVAGHGNTNQLLNYSFIDEYPYSGINYYRLKQVDYNGDYNYSPIIAVKNNLAGNPCFVYNDETSGNFILSCAKSENYQVRILSVEGKILKAIKIKVDTGNKIDLHDFSNGMYILRIIDGENIQNLKLIKN; translated from the coding sequence ATGAAAAAAACAATTTACTCTAACCTGCTTGTGGTAATTTGCCTGTTGCCAAACTTTTCTAATGCCCAGACCATCACTTCCTTTTCGCCAACTTCAGGTCCTGTGGGCACAACCGTTACCATAACCGGAACCGGTTTTAACACTACTCCCGCCAGTAACATAGTATTCTTTGGCGCTACCATGGCAACTGTATCTGCCGCAACAGCAATCTCACTTACAGTTACCGTACCTTCAGGCGCCAATTTCCAATATATTACTGTTACAAACCTCAACACATATTTAACCGCCTATTCCGCACAACCATTTAATATGGCTACCAGTTGCAGCAGTACGCCAAGCTTTGCTGCCGCAATCAGTGTTCAGGGTGGCTCGCATAATGTCGAAACCTGCGATATGGATGGAGACGGTAAAGCTGATCTTGTGATTGCAGATTATTTTAACAACACATTTACTGTAACAAGAAACACCAGCACGCCCGGAAGTATTTCGTTCGCACCGAAAGTTACTTTTCCATGGGCTGCAGCCGGACAGCCAAATGAAGTTTCAATAGGCGATTTTGACGGTGACGGTAAACCCGATGTTGCTCTCGGTGGAAATGGTGGTGGTGCTTTTGTTTCAGTTTACAGAAACACCAGTACTCCCGGAAGTATTTCTTTTGCCGCAAGGCAGGATTTTTCTGCCTCATCCGGACAAGGAAATGGTAACAAAATAATTGATATTGATAAAGACGGTAAACCGGATCTCGTTTCAGTACATTGGTCCGGCAACTGTGTATGGGTATTAAGGAATACAAGCACTGGTCCTGGAATAATTTCTTTTGCTGCTGGTGTCAGTTTTGCAACAACAACTCAACCTCATAAAATTGATGTTGGTGATCTAGACGGAGACAGTAAACCAGATGTGGTGATAACCGCTTTTACCAGCAATACGCTTTCAATTTTCAGAAACACCAGCACGCCCGGCACTATTTCATTTGCTGCAAGACAGGATTTTTCACCGGGCACGGTTCCTTATTTCATACATATAGGGGACTTGGATGGTGATGGCAAAGCTGACATTGCAACAGTGACCAGGGATGCCTCCACCCTTGCAGTTTATCGGAACACCAGCACACCGGGAGCCATTACCTTAGCTGTGCGCCAGGATTTTGCTACACTTGGGGGAGCATTCACACATTATGGTCTTGATTTTGGAGATTTGGATGGAGACGGCAAACCAGACATTGCTGTTGGTAATTCTTCTCTCAACAGCACAAGCATATTCAGAAACACCAGTGTGCCCGGAACCATTTCATTTGCAGCAAGAGTGGATGTAGCATCAGGATATGCTTACTTTATTGGCATAGATGATTTTGACGGAGACGGAAAACCTGACATTGCTGTAACCAAAAGCGGCACTACTGTTTCAATACTTGGAAATTTGTGCGCTCTTATTCCTTCTCCCGTTGAACTCCTTTCTTTTACAGGAGAACAACGCGGAGAAGAAGTGTTATTACAATGGAGCACAGCCTCAGAAATCAACAATGATTATTTTGATGTGGAAAACAGTGTTGATGGAAAAGCGTTTGAAAAAATCGGAAGAGTTGCCGGACACGGAAACACTAATCAACTTCTGAATTATTCTTTCATTGATGAATATCCTTATTCCGGAATAAATTACTACCGCCTTAAACAAGTTGACTATAATGGTGATTATAATTATTCACCAATCATTGCTGTTAAAAATAACCTGGCAGGTAATCCTTGTTTTGTTTACAATGATGAAACATCCGGAAACTTTATTCTCAGTTGCGCTAAATCAGAAAATTATCAGGTACGAATTCTAAGTGTGGAAGGAAAAATTCTCAAAGCAATAAAAATAAAAGTCGATACCGGAAATAAAATAGACCTTCATGATTTTAGTAACGGCATGTACATACTTAGAATCATTGATGGCGAGAATATTCAAAATTTAAAACTTATAAAAAATTAA
- a CDS encoding DNA-3-methyladenine glycosylase I, with translation MKTANRCPWPSNDPLMIKYHDEEWGKPLHDDNKLFEFLILESFQAGLSWRTVLHKRENFRMAFARFDAKKVSKFDKKKVASLLKDAGIIRNRLKVAAAINNAKCFLLLQKEFGSFDNYVWGFVNHTSIINKPKTLKDLPAKTSISDKMSEDMGKRGFKFRGSTICYAFMQAVGMVDDHLVGCECKNK, from the coding sequence ATGAAAACAGCAAACCGCTGCCCTTGGCCATCCAACGATCCGCTCATGATAAAATATCATGATGAAGAATGGGGGAAGCCATTGCACGATGATAATAAACTTTTTGAGTTTCTCATTCTTGAATCGTTCCAGGCCGGACTGAGCTGGAGGACGGTTTTGCACAAGCGCGAGAACTTCCGCATGGCGTTTGCCAGGTTTGACGCGAAAAAAGTTTCAAAGTTCGACAAGAAGAAAGTGGCTTCCCTGCTGAAAGATGCCGGCATCATCCGCAACCGGTTGAAGGTTGCAGCCGCCATCAATAATGCAAAATGTTTTTTGCTGCTGCAAAAAGAGTTTGGCTCATTTGATAATTACGTGTGGGGTTTTGTGAATCATACATCCATCATTAACAAACCGAAAACCCTGAAAGACCTTCCCGCAAAAACTTCTATCAGCGATAAAATGAGCGAAGACATGGGCAAGCGGGGTTTTAAATTCCGCGGTTCAACCATTTGCTATGCCTTTATGCAGGCGGTGGGAATGGTGGACGACCATTTGGTTGGATGCGAATGCAAAAACAAGTAA
- a CDS encoding 1-deoxy-D-xylulose-5-phosphate synthase: MPYPAGPLLEKINYPSDLRKLKEEELPQLCKELRQFIIDVVSEKGGHFGASLGVVELTVAVHYVFNTPDDQLIWDVGHQAYGHKILTGRRKFFHTNRIYKGISGFPKRSESEYDTFGVGHSSTSVSAGLGMAVANRHNKENKKVIAVIGDGAITAGLAFEGLNNAGSENADLLVILNDNCMSIDPNVGAMKEYLTDITTSHTYNKFKDEIWQLLGKLSNFGHSVQDIVSKIDSSTKSFLLKQSNLFEALKFRYFGPIDGHDVIRLVKILRDLKDIPGPKILHALTQKGKGYKFSEEGNPTVWHAPGLFNKETGEIIKSTSTSPQPPRYQDVFGHTMVELAEKNPKIVGITPAMPSGSSLNIMMKAMPDRAFDVGIAEQHAVTFSAGLASQGLVPFCNIYSSFMQRAYDQVIHDVAIQKLKVIFCLDRGGVAGADGPTHHGAYDLAYFRLIPNMIVSAPMNEVELRNLMYTAQLDEVKLPFSIRYPRGNGVLPEWETPFSKIEVGTGRKIKDGEDVAILTIGTVGNFAVTACAELERQGIDAAHYDLRFVKPLDEELLHEVFSKHEKIITVEDGCIIGGMGSAVLEFMAENNYSAQVKRLGIPDKVIEHGEQKELYAECEYDMNAIVKTAVELVGIKKAMAG; this comes from the coding sequence ATGCCCTATCCAGCCGGTCCGCTTTTAGAAAAAATAAATTATCCTTCAGACCTTCGCAAGCTGAAAGAAGAAGAATTGCCGCAGCTTTGCAAAGAGCTTCGTCAATTCATTATTGATGTGGTTTCAGAAAAAGGCGGGCACTTTGGCGCTTCGCTCGGAGTGGTAGAACTTACGGTTGCCGTTCATTATGTTTTCAATACGCCCGATGACCAACTTATCTGGGATGTTGGACATCAGGCATACGGACATAAAATCCTCACGGGAAGAAGAAAATTTTTTCATACCAATCGGATTTACAAAGGCATCAGCGGATTTCCGAAAAGAAGCGAAAGTGAATACGATACGTTTGGCGTAGGACATTCTTCCACTTCTGTTTCCGCTGGGCTGGGAATGGCTGTGGCGAACCGGCATAATAAGGAAAATAAAAAAGTTATTGCTGTAATTGGCGATGGAGCCATAACCGCTGGGCTTGCGTTTGAAGGACTGAACAATGCAGGCTCAGAAAATGCCGATCTGCTCGTCATCCTCAATGATAATTGCATGAGCATTGACCCGAATGTGGGAGCGATGAAAGAATATCTCACCGACATCACCACTTCGCACACGTACAATAAATTCAAGGATGAGATATGGCAATTGCTTGGCAAACTCAGCAACTTCGGACACAGCGTTCAGGATATCGTTTCAAAAATTGACAGTTCCACAAAATCTTTTCTTCTCAAGCAAAGTAATTTATTTGAAGCGCTGAAGTTCCGCTACTTCGGCCCGATTGACGGACATGATGTGATTCGTCTTGTAAAAATTCTACGTGACTTAAAAGATATTCCCGGTCCAAAAATTCTTCACGCGCTCACACAAAAAGGAAAAGGATATAAATTTTCTGAAGAAGGAAATCCTACCGTGTGGCACGCACCGGGATTGTTTAATAAAGAAACAGGAGAAATTATAAAATCAACATCCACTTCGCCTCAGCCCCCGAGATACCAGGATGTATTCGGGCATACGATGGTGGAACTCGCGGAAAAAAATCCGAAGATTGTAGGAATCACGCCTGCAATGCCTTCAGGTTCTTCGCTCAACATTATGATGAAGGCAATGCCCGACCGCGCCTTTGATGTGGGAATTGCCGAACAGCATGCAGTGACTTTTTCTGCAGGTCTTGCTTCTCAGGGACTGGTTCCATTCTGTAATATTTATTCCTCTTTCATGCAGCGTGCATACGACCAGGTGATTCACGATGTGGCGATTCAAAAACTGAAAGTTATTTTTTGTCTGGATAGGGGAGGAGTTGCGGGCGCTGACGGTCCCACGCATCACGGAGCGTATGACCTTGCGTACTTCCGCTTGATTCCGAACATGATTGTGAGCGCTCCGATGAATGAAGTGGAATTAAGAAACTTAATGTACACCGCACAATTGGATGAAGTGAAACTTCCTTTCTCTATTCGTTATCCGAGGGGAAACGGAGTACTGCCGGAATGGGAAACCCCCTTTTCAAAAATCGAAGTCGGCACAGGAAGAAAAATAAAAGACGGTGAAGATGTGGCAATTCTCACTATAGGAACAGTAGGTAACTTTGCCGTTACCGCCTGCGCTGAATTAGAAAGACAAGGCATTGATGCCGCACATTATGATTTAAGATTTGTAAAACCACTGGATGAAGAACTCCTGCACGAAGTGTTCAGCAAACATGAAAAAATAATTACGGTGGAAGACGGTTGCATCATTGGCGGAATGGGAAGCGCGGTGCTGGAGTTCATGGCGGAAAATAATTACAGCGCACAGGTGAAACGCCTCGGCATTCCCGATAAAGTTATTGAGCACGGTGAGCAGAAAGAACTTTATGCCGAATGCGAATACGATATGAACGCAATTGTAAAAACTGCTGTGGAGCTAGTAGGTATTAAGAAAGCGATGGCGGGATAA